In Sphingobacteriaceae bacterium, the following proteins share a genomic window:
- the yajC gene encoding preprotein translocase subunit YajC, with amino-acid sequence MNQLLILMAPQAGSGGGGIMSFLPLIAIVVVFYFFMIRPQMKKAKDQKKYIEALKKGDKILTIGGIYGKIVEVRDDATIIMEVEDGSKLKISKNAVSNDATAGLNAENKL; translated from the coding sequence ATGAATCAATTACTAATTTTAATGGCTCCACAAGCAGGATCAGGTGGCGGAGGAATAATGTCTTTTTTACCTTTGATCGCGATCGTAGTGGTATTTTACTTCTTTATGATCCGCCCTCAGATGAAAAAAGCAAAAGATCAAAAAAAATATATTGAAGCTTTAAAAAAAGGAGATAAAATTTTAACCATCGGCGGTATCTACGGCAAAATTGTTGAAGTGCGCGATGATGCTACCATTATTATGGAAGTAGAAGATGGATCAAAATTAAAGATATCTAAAAACGCAGTATCTAACGACGCTACAGCAGGTTTAAATGCTGAAAACAAACTGTAA
- a CDS encoding nitronate monooxygenase, translating to MKNNRICELFKIEKPIIQAGMIWCSGWELASAVSNAGGLGLLGAGSMYPEVLRTHIQKCKSATSKPFGVNVPLLYPNIEDHMKVIIEEGVKIVFTSAGNPKTWTKILKEKGITVVHVVSAVKFALKCEEAGVDAIVAEGFEAGGHNGREESTTLVLIPIIRKAVKLPLIAAGGIGFGSQMAAAFALGAEGVQVGSRFVATPESSGHQNFKDAILKANEGDTHLTLKQLTPVRLIKNKFFNQVQQAEMRGATNEELTDLLGRARSKRGMFEGDLIEGELEIGQVSAGITEIKPAAEIVNEIYSEFQNVVKNLTSLSA from the coding sequence ATGAAAAATAACCGCATTTGCGAATTATTTAAAATTGAAAAGCCCATCATTCAGGCAGGTATGATCTGGTGTAGTGGGTGGGAACTGGCGAGTGCTGTGAGCAATGCCGGTGGATTGGGACTTTTAGGAGCCGGAAGTATGTATCCTGAAGTACTTCGAACACACATACAAAAATGCAAATCTGCAACCTCCAAACCCTTTGGTGTAAATGTTCCTCTGCTTTATCCCAATATTGAAGACCATATGAAAGTAATCATCGAAGAGGGGGTGAAGATTGTATTTACTAGCGCGGGAAATCCTAAAACCTGGACAAAAATTCTGAAGGAAAAAGGAATTACTGTAGTGCATGTAGTCAGTGCAGTAAAGTTTGCTCTTAAATGTGAGGAAGCGGGTGTTGATGCTATTGTTGCAGAAGGGTTTGAAGCGGGGGGACATAATGGTCGCGAAGAAAGTACAACACTGGTGCTTATTCCCATAATTCGTAAGGCAGTAAAATTGCCTTTAATTGCAGCCGGAGGTATTGGTTTCGGATCTCAGATGGCTGCCGCTTTTGCACTTGGTGCCGAAGGTGTGCAGGTGGGCAGTCGTTTTGTTGCGACGCCGGAAAGCAGTGGTCACCAGAATTTTAAAGACGCTATTTTAAAAGCAAACGAAGGAGATACACATCTTACTTTAAAACAACTTACACCTGTACGATTAATTAAAAACAAGTTCTTTAACCAAGTGCAACAGGCCGAAATGCGCGGAGCTACCAACGAAGAGCTTACTGATTTGTTAGGAAGAGCGCGTTCTAAAAGAGGAATGTTTGAAGGCGACCTCATTGAAGGCGAACTTGAAATAGGGCAGGTAAGTGCCGGCATTACGGAAATAAAACCCGCGGCCGAAATTGTAAATGAAATTTATTCGGAGTTTCAGAATGTTGTTAAGAATTTAACTAGCCTTAGTGCTTAA
- a CDS encoding peptidase M16 has product MIQFDKFKLKNNLTVIVHQDKSTPLACLNILYDVGARDEDESKTGFAHLFEHLMFGGSVNIPNYDEPLQLVGGENNAFTTNDITNYYCTVPAENIETAFWLESDRMLSLAFTEKSLEVQRSVVIEEFKQRYLNQPYGDVWLLLRPLVYKNHPYKWATIGKEISHIEDATMQDVKSFFKKHYNPSNAIMVIAGDVELEQVKQLCEKWFEPIETTEKPKRNLPEEPKQTEPRRLTVERDVPANSIYKAYHMCSRKDPEYHTIDVISDILSRGNSSRLYKTLIKEKQLFTEINAYVMGDFDKGLFVISGKTPDHVKMEDAEKAIFEELEKIKQELVDVDELQKCKNKVESSVTFSETDVLTKATNLAISELLGDAALINQEIEKYAAVTREGIKEQANLVLDENNCSTLYYLAKK; this is encoded by the coding sequence ATGATCCAGTTCGACAAATTCAAATTAAAAAATAATCTCACTGTTATAGTTCACCAGGATAAAAGTACCCCTTTAGCCTGCCTCAATATTTTATATGATGTAGGTGCACGTGACGAAGACGAAAGTAAAACGGGTTTTGCGCATCTTTTCGAACATTTAATGTTTGGCGGAAGTGTAAATATTCCTAATTACGATGAGCCTTTGCAGCTGGTAGGTGGAGAAAATAATGCTTTTACTACTAACGATATTACAAATTACTATTGCACTGTTCCTGCCGAGAATATTGAAACTGCGTTTTGGTTGGAGAGTGACCGCATGTTGAGCCTTGCCTTTACCGAAAAGAGCCTTGAAGTACAACGAAGCGTTGTAATTGAAGAATTTAAGCAACGTTACCTGAATCAACCTTATGGTGATGTATGGTTGTTATTACGTCCGCTTGTGTATAAAAATCACCCTTACAAATGGGCAACTATCGGAAAAGAAATTTCGCATATTGAAGACGCTACGATGCAGGATGTAAAATCTTTTTTTAAAAAACACTACAATCCTTCAAATGCCATTATGGTTATTGCCGGCGATGTGGAATTGGAGCAGGTAAAACAGCTTTGCGAAAAATGGTTCGAACCCATTGAAACTACTGAAAAACCAAAACGTAATCTTCCTGAAGAACCGAAGCAGACAGAACCACGCAGATTGACTGTAGAACGCGATGTGCCTGCGAATTCGATCTACAAAGCTTATCATATGTGTTCACGCAAAGATCCAGAATACCACACCATCGATGTGATCTCAGATATTTTAAGCAGGGGAAATTCTTCGCGTCTCTACAAAACTCTCATTAAAGAAAAGCAACTTTTCACAGAGATCAACGCATACGTAATGGGCGATTTTGATAAAGGACTATTCGTGATCAGCGGAAAAACGCCTGATCATGTGAAAATGGAAGATGCTGAAAAGGCCATCTTTGAAGAGCTCGAGAAAATCAAACAGGAATTAGTGGATGTTGACGAACTTCAAAAATGTAAAAATAAAGTTGAATCAAGTGTGACATTTAGCGAGACCGATGTGTTAACCAAAGCAACTAACCTTGCCATTTCAGAGTTGTTAGGTGATGCAGCTCTGATTAACCAGGAGATTGAAAAGTATGCAGCCGTTACACGTGAAGGCATTAAAGAACAAGCGAATCTTGTGCTGGACGAAAATAATTGCAGCACCTTATATTATTTAGCGAAAAAATGA
- a CDS encoding peptidase M16, translated as MLNRSSAPSFKTIDKIDVIKAEHQKLNNGIDLYSVSAGSQEIVKLEFTFRAGMYHQPATLIASTTNVMLESGTKSYTADQLSDGIDFFGSFLELQVEQDFATITLFSLNKYLDESLKFIEDIIKYPVFPEHEFKVHITNKKQKHAINSQKVSVLARRKFSELLFGPEHPYGRDVYEADFDRISITELKDFFKSHYNALNCTIFASGNLPSTLRDTLNKYFGKDKWGGVQAEPSKALVALDTTKQQKHFIQRDDAIQSAIRIGRILFNKTHPDYFKFQVLNTILGGYFGSRLMANIREDKGYTYGIGSGLNNLVHSGYFFISTEVGADVTKATLTEIYKEIALLREKLVDPSELETVRNYILGNFLRSVDGPFSLSDKFKSIWEFGLDYSFFDNYFHAVKTVTPEELKDLANKYLQEKDLIECVVGKM; from the coding sequence ATGTTGAACAGAAGCAGTGCTCCCTCTTTTAAAACGATTGATAAAATTGATGTTATCAAAGCAGAACATCAAAAACTAAATAATGGAATAGATCTTTATTCTGTATCTGCCGGAAGCCAGGAAATAGTGAAACTTGAATTTACATTTCGCGCGGGAATGTACCATCAGCCGGCAACCCTGATAGCCTCTACAACCAATGTAATGCTCGAAAGCGGAACAAAATCTTATACTGCAGATCAGTTAAGCGATGGAATCGACTTTTTTGGTTCGTTTCTCGAATTGCAGGTAGAGCAGGATTTTGCAACCATTACTTTGTTCTCTTTAAATAAATACCTGGATGAAAGTCTGAAGTTTATAGAAGATATTATTAAATATCCTGTGTTCCCGGAACATGAATTTAAAGTACACATTACAAATAAAAAACAAAAACACGCCATCAATTCTCAAAAGGTAAGTGTATTGGCGCGTAGAAAATTTTCGGAGTTATTGTTCGGTCCTGAGCATCCTTATGGACGCGATGTATATGAAGCAGATTTTGATAGAATCAGTATAACTGAACTTAAAGATTTTTTTAAGAGCCACTACAATGCCCTCAACTGCACCATTTTTGCGTCTGGAAATCTTCCTTCTACTTTACGGGATACTTTAAACAAGTATTTTGGTAAGGATAAATGGGGTGGCGTGCAGGCCGAACCATCTAAAGCACTGGTTGCATTAGATACTACCAAACAACAAAAACACTTTATTCAGAGAGATGATGCGATTCAATCTGCCATTCGCATTGGAAGGATTTTGTTTAATAAAACACATCCCGATTATTTTAAATTCCAGGTACTGAATACTATTTTGGGAGGTTATTTTGGCTCGCGCCTTATGGCGAATATCCGTGAGGACAAAGGTTATACCTATGGCATTGGTAGTGGTTTAAATAACCTGGTGCACAGTGGTTACTTCTTTATCTCCACAGAAGTGGGAGCAGACGTAACAAAAGCAACCCTGACAGAGATCTATAAAGAAATAGCTTTATTACGCGAAAAACTTGTTGACCCTTCTGAATTAGAGACGGTAAGAAATTACATTCTCGGTAATTTTTTAAGAAGTGTAGACGGACCTTTTTCTCTTTCTGATAAATTTAAATCCATTTGGGAATTCGGTCTTGACTATTCTTTTTTTGACAACTATTTTCACGCCGTAAAAACGGTGACACCAGAAGAACTTAAAGACCTGGCAAACAAATACCTTCAGGAAAAAGACCTGATTGAATGTGTAGTTGGGAAGATGTAA
- the map gene encoding type I methionyl aminopeptidase: MIYLKNREEIELMRESALMVSRTLGIIAREIKPGVIPANLDKLAEEYIRDNGGIPAFKGFKGPRGAPDFPATLCISINEAVVHGIPTKQALKEGDIISVDCGVKKNGFYGDHAYTFAVGEVSAEVKKLIEVTKESLYLGIQQMVSGNRIGDISHAIQQHAEKNGFGVVRELVGHGLGRTMHEEPEVPNYGKRGDGPKIKEGMVLAIEPMINMGTKNIKQLNDGWTIITADNKPSAHFEHDVAVIDGKPEILSSYAYIEEALALVK; encoded by the coding sequence ATGATTTACTTAAAAAATAGAGAAGAGATTGAATTGATGCGCGAGTCGGCGCTGATGGTGTCGCGTACTTTAGGTATTATTGCCCGCGAAATAAAACCAGGAGTTATTCCTGCCAATCTTGATAAACTTGCTGAAGAATACATTCGTGATAATGGCGGAATTCCCGCTTTTAAAGGCTTTAAAGGTCCCAGAGGCGCTCCTGATTTTCCTGCAACACTTTGTATTTCAATTAACGAAGCTGTAGTACATGGTATTCCAACCAAACAAGCTTTAAAAGAGGGAGACATTATTTCGGTGGATTGTGGTGTTAAGAAAAATGGCTTTTATGGAGACCACGCCTACACGTTTGCCGTGGGTGAAGTGAGCGCCGAAGTGAAAAAACTGATTGAAGTAACCAAAGAAAGTCTTTACCTCGGCATCCAGCAAATGGTAAGTGGTAACCGGATTGGAGATATTAGTCACGCCATTCAGCAACACGCTGAAAAAAACGGATTTGGCGTAGTGAGAGAGTTAGTGGGTCACGGTCTTGGAAGAACTATGCACGAAGAACCAGAAGTTCCTAATTATGGAAAACGCGGGGATGGTCCTAAAATTAAAGAAGGCATGGTACTCGCTATTGAACCTATGATTAACATGGGGACAAAAAACATTAAACAATTAAACGACGGCTGGACGATTATTACAGCTGACAATAAACCGAGTGCCCACTTTGAGCATGATGTAGCGGTGATTGATGGAAAACCTGAAATACTTAGTTCCTACGCGTATATTGAAGAGGCATTGGCACTGGTAAAATAA
- a CDS encoding hydrolase translates to MKSFLSENSKVLAIDFDGTVVEHKYPAIGKEMLFAFATLKALQQKGHKLILWTIRTGDLLQDAVNYCKENGVEFYAVNKNYPEEVLDEKTSRKLNADIFIDDRCIGGFIGWSEVWQALHPEGGDFSHQLKNAEAHHNYKKSESSIFKKIFGTK, encoded by the coding sequence ATGAAATCCTTTTTAAGTGAAAATAGCAAAGTACTGGCCATCGATTTTGATGGAACTGTTGTAGAGCATAAGTATCCAGCCATTGGAAAAGAGATGCTCTTCGCTTTTGCGACTTTAAAGGCATTGCAGCAAAAAGGTCACAAGCTTATTTTGTGGACCATTCGCACGGGCGATCTTTTGCAGGACGCCGTAAATTACTGCAAAGAAAATGGTGTGGAATTTTACGCCGTAAATAAAAATTATCCTGAAGAAGTACTTGATGAAAAAACCTCACGCAAATTGAATGCAGATATTTTCATCGACGACAGATGCATAGGCGGTTTCATAGGCTGGAGCGAGGTCTGGCAAGCACTTCATCCTGAAGGGGGCGACTTCTCTCATCAATTAAAAAATGCAGAGGCTCATCACAATTATAAGAAAAGTGAAAGCTCTATCTTTAAAAAAATATTCGGAACAAAATGA
- a CDS encoding 2,3-bisphosphoglycerate-dependent phosphoglycerate mutase (catalyzes the interconversion of 2-phosphoglycerate to 3-phosphoglycerate), whose product MMAQLIIFRHGQSTWNLENKFTGWVDVELTPKGIEEAKNAGVKLKGMSFDYAYASDLKRAQNTLNLALETAEHAPLKPVYDKALNERMYGDLQGLDKTETANKYGEEQVKVWRRSYDIPPPNGESLKDTAARVIPYFESEIIPKLKAGKNVVIAAHGNSLRALIMYLEKMTPEQILEFEIGTAQPRLYELDKDMKVLSAKNL is encoded by the coding sequence ATTATGGCACAATTAATTATTTTCCGTCACGGACAAAGCACCTGGAATTTAGAAAACAAATTTACAGGATGGGTAGATGTTGAATTAACTCCAAAAGGCATTGAAGAAGCTAAAAATGCGGGAGTAAAATTAAAAGGAATGTCCTTTGATTATGCCTACGCGTCTGACCTTAAAAGAGCGCAAAACACTTTGAACCTGGCATTAGAAACAGCAGAACACGCGCCTCTTAAACCCGTTTATGATAAAGCGCTGAACGAACGCATGTACGGCGACTTGCAAGGACTTGATAAAACAGAAACCGCAAACAAATACGGTGAAGAACAAGTAAAAGTATGGCGCAGAAGTTACGACATTCCGCCCCCAAACGGAGAAAGTCTTAAAGACACGGCGGCGCGTGTGATTCCTTATTTTGAATCTGAAATTATTCCGAAATTAAAGGCCGGAAAAAATGTTGTGATCGCTGCTCATGGCAATAGTCTTCGTGCGTTGATCATGTATCTTGAAAAAATGACCCCAGAACAAATTTTAGAATTTGAAATTGGCACGGCACAACCTCGGCTTTATGAACTGGATAAAGACATGAAGGTTTTATCAGCAAAAAATTTATAA
- a CDS encoding heat-shock protein, translating to MAINPHFHHTNQQLNEELVIIEAAKLNPEKFAPLYNKYYKQIFNYVHQRMDSKDTAFDITGQVFLKALTNLPKYQFKGVPFASWLYRIAHNEVMQLFRTQKDKRAVNADIGDLRFICEENEEPFFEEYIPAIKRLILELNSDDLQMVELRFFEKRPFKEIAEILDITEVNAKVRMYRIIEKLKKSLSKLKV from the coding sequence ATGGCAATTAACCCCCATTTTCACCACACTAATCAGCAGCTTAACGAGGAGTTAGTAATTATCGAAGCTGCGAAGCTTAATCCGGAAAAATTTGCTCCTTTGTATAACAAGTACTACAAGCAGATCTTTAATTACGTGCATCAACGTATGGATTCAAAAGATACTGCCTTTGATATTACGGGGCAGGTTTTTCTAAAAGCACTTACGAACCTCCCTAAATACCAGTTTAAAGGTGTGCCTTTTGCCAGCTGGCTGTACCGTATCGCTCATAACGAAGTGATGCAGCTTTTTAGAACACAGAAAGACAAACGTGCTGTAAATGCTGACATTGGCGATCTGCGTTTTATTTGCGAAGAAAACGAAGAGCCTTTTTTTGAAGAATATATTCCGGCTATAAAAAGACTTATCCTTGAGTTAAACAGCGATGATTTGCAAATGGTTGAATTACGGTTCTTTGAGAAAAGGCCTTTTAAAGAAATCGCCGAAATATTAGACATTACCGAAGTTAACGCCAAAGTACGCATGTACAGGATTATTGAGAAATTAAAAAAATCATTGAGTAAATTAAAAGTGTAG
- a CDS encoding FAD-dependent oxidoreductase, translated as MQFINDQNYSYWERKHFFNPFDLLVIGSGIVGLSTAISFREKNPRASVLILESGFMPNGASTKNAGFACFGSAGEVLDDLSQMPETSVWKTVKMRSDGLQILRDRLKDKNIDYRPYGGFELFTDEKEFLQCREQLPFLNKEMKRVLGFKTCYSEVSTGKMRFNGTKGAILNAFEGQLDTQLMMKNLTLLARKKGIEILNGVTVSGFNDLGRSVEIISDKGIFKALKVVVATNGFAKTLLSIKDVEPARAQVLITKPITNLKIKGAFHFFKGYYYFRNIDNRILFGGGRNLDFKKETTQQQGLNSKIQDHLQKLLKEMILPDTRFEIDQRWSGIMGVGSEKQPIIKFVSANVLAAVRMGGMGIAIGSYVGEEASKKIS; from the coding sequence ATGCAATTTATTAACGACCAAAACTATAGCTATTGGGAAAGAAAACATTTTTTTAATCCCTTTGATTTACTGGTCATTGGAAGCGGGATTGTAGGGCTTAGTACAGCCATTTCTTTCAGGGAAAAGAATCCCAGGGCCTCTGTGTTAATTCTTGAATCGGGATTCATGCCTAATGGAGCAAGTACCAAAAACGCCGGTTTTGCCTGTTTTGGCAGTGCGGGCGAAGTGTTGGATGACCTCAGCCAGATGCCTGAAACAAGCGTGTGGAAAACAGTAAAAATGAGAAGCGATGGCCTCCAAATTTTAAGAGATCGCCTGAAAGATAAAAACATAGATTATAGGCCATATGGCGGCTTTGAATTATTCACCGATGAAAAAGAATTTCTGCAATGCAGGGAGCAACTTCCTTTTTTAAACAAGGAAATGAAACGCGTTCTAGGTTTTAAAACATGTTACTCTGAAGTTTCAACTGGAAAAATGCGTTTCAATGGAACAAAGGGCGCAATCTTAAACGCATTCGAAGGACAACTTGACACGCAGTTGATGATGAAAAACCTTACACTGCTCGCCCGCAAAAAAGGGATTGAAATTTTAAATGGTGTAACTGTTTCAGGGTTTAACGATTTGGGGAGAAGCGTTGAAATAATTAGCGACAAAGGAATTTTTAAAGCCCTTAAAGTAGTTGTTGCAACGAATGGTTTTGCCAAAACACTTCTTTCTATAAAGGACGTTGAACCTGCAAGAGCGCAGGTTTTAATAACAAAACCTATTACTAACCTTAAAATAAAAGGGGCATTTCATTTTTTTAAGGGCTACTATTATTTCCGAAACATAGATAACAGGATTTTGTTCGGCGGGGGTAGAAATCTGGATTTCAAAAAAGAAACAACTCAACAACAGGGACTAAATTCTAAAATTCAAGATCACCTGCAAAAATTATTAAAGGAAATGATCTTGCCTGATACCCGTTTCGAAATTGATCAAAGATGGAGTGGAATAATGGGTGTAGGTTCAGAAAAACAGCCTATTATTAAGTTTGTAAGTGCTAATGTTCTGGCGGCAGTGCGTATGGGCGGAATGGGAATAGCCATTGGCAGTTACGTAGGCGAAGAAGCTTCAAAGAAAATTTCCTGA